GTGGAAAGTTTTCATTGGCATCTGGATGTAACCTTTCGAGAGGATGACAACCACACCCTTGAAAAGCAGGCAGCATTTAATTTAAATATCATGAGAAAACTGGCATTGAACGTATTAAGGATATATGAATTAAGGAAAACGCCCATGAGCCTGAAAATGAAACGCTTTGCAATTGGAACGAATCCTGAAAGACACTTGGAAAACATTCTGAATCTGTAATACTTAAAAAAGATACATTCAAGTGCTTGTTAATAGAACACATTCATGCGTTTGTCGTGTTGCATGTACCTCAAAATCTTTTCATATTCTAAAATATTTGTTATAATAACTTTTAGTTGCTATTTGCACTAAGAATAAGTGTACATTAATGAGAGCGTTTCAATCCTAACTGTTAAACGCCACCTAAATCCGAGAAAGGAGAACAATTATGTTAAAAGCCGTTATCTTTGATATGGATGGAGTAATTATAGATAGTGAACCCTTACATGCACAAGCCGCAGTTAATGCCTTAAAAAATATAGGGGTGGATATTACCATTCCATACTGTTATGGATTTATTGGTTCTACCACAGCCTTTATGCTAGAGACCATAATTAGGGATTACAACCTTCCCCTGACGTGCGAAGAATTGTTAGAGTTATATAAAAAAGCAAAACATACACTGATTTTAGAAGAGGGCTATACTCCTGTTCCCTATGTGCAGGAGCTCATTGAGAAGCTTTATCACCATGGCTATAAGCTTGCTATTGCCTCTTCCTCTTCCGAAAAAGAAATAGCGGACGTTGTGAGTGTTTTAGGTATTAAAAAATACTTTCATAAGCTTGTCAGCGGAACAACTGTATCAAATCCAAAACCAGCTCCCGATGTTTTTATAAAAGCTTTAAAAGAACTAGGGTTAGGTAATAAGGATTGTATAGTTATTGAAGATTCCTATAACGGTGTAACTGCAGCAAATGCTGCTGGTATCCCTGCTATAGGCTTTGTTAATCCAAATTCCGGCAACCAGAATCTGTCTGGGGCAGCCGTATTAATTGAGGGTTTTGATGAGATAACTCCTGATTTTATCCATAATGTATATCAACGAGCCCATGGGGAACCGGTTACGATTGCTGTTACTAATCGTTTAATCATTCGTGAGCTGGCCGTATCTGATATACCAGTAATCTATACTATTTATCAGAATCCAGAAGTCAAAAAATATGTTACTGATATTGACGATTATCTTGATATAGAGATAGAAAAACATAAGGCCTATATAAGAAATGTTTATAATTTTTACGGCTATGGTTTATGGGGTGTCTTTCAAAAAGACACTAAAAATTTAATTGGCCGATGCGGAATACAGGATACTAAAATTAATGGCAGAGATGAAATAGAGCTGGGCTATTTACTAGACTATAACCACTGGGGTTTTGGTTATGCTGTGGAATGCATAAAAGCTATCATAGATTATAGTTTTACTACTCTAGGCTTTGGGCGCCTTGTTGCAGTTATACACCCTAAGAACACCAAATCTGTAAATGTTGCCCTCAGAGTTGGAATGCACCAAGAAAATACTATTTTAAAAAATGGATTGTCTTATGATATCTATGTTATAGAAAATTAATAAGAGTAAAATCATTAATTTAACTAATTCATGACTTTATTGATGTGACTATCAAAAAAATGGTACTAAGAAAAATCTTAGCACCATTTTTTGAATAAACTAGCTTTAAAATACACATTTTTTATCTTGTAGTTTTATTGTTGTTGCCTTCGATTGCATCTTCAACATCGTCAGCAGCGTTCTTGGCACCATTTTCTATATCCTGTGTGGCGTCATTGATTTTATCACCAACTGTTTTATCATTCGCTCCAGTTGCTCCAGTTGGTGCTGCTGTCGTCCCAGTACCGGCTCCACCACCAGTTGTTCCAGTTCCGCTGCCATTTGTTCCTGTTCCACCTGAAGGTGTTACCGTTGTACCGCCCGTTGTTCCTGATGGAGTTATTGTTCCTGTACCTGTACCGTTATTAGTACCTGTATTATTATCAGTTGTTGTACAAGCAGTCAAAAATGTAAGGCAGCATACCGCTAATAATAAATATAAACTTTTTTTCATGGGTACTCCTCCTAAAAAATGATTTAATTTTACTCATTTAGTATTCCACAAATACATGCATTTATGCATATATCATTACCGTTATTTGCCACTTCATGTAATTATCTAAATTTTTTATCATTATTAAATTCTAACATGTTATTGCGAAACCTAATAGGAAGATTATTTCTCTGCAATTTATAATTTTGGCGTTCTTTAATAGCAATAGATTCAAAAAAGACTTTCCACAATTCCTGAAACTCATCTTCCTGCACAGAAAATTGCTCCAGTCTATTCAAATTAAGGTTATCAGCATATGTATAAACCCATGATAAGCCGGTACGATGTAAGATTGCGGTTTTTCTCTTTTCATCATATATTATGAAATTCTCCGTATTCATTCGGTCAGAAAAATGGGGTGCCAAATGTCTTAACACATCATTTTTCGGGCAGATTTTTGAGTATAGTATACCATTTTCAATTTCATGAAATCTTACAAATCCAAGATAATGATGTACTTCATTATTAAGATTACGATTCATATCAAAGATTTTTGATACGATATCATTTCCGAGATAGTTAACAACAGACGATCCCATAGAAAAACCTAATATCAAAAAACGGTATATTAAATCACCTTTTTCCTTTTCATCAGAACAAGAAGCTGTAAATACATATTCATACGCCTCTTGGGATATTTTGCTTTTTATTGATCTATCAACTTTAGATGCTTTTTCTGAATCGGTTTTGACTGCAATATATTCAGAAAATAATTCATAATTCACAGAACCATCTTCTGATTGTAACTCTATTCTTATATTCGTGTGTCCATGCCGGCTGTTCCAAGCATCATAAATTGCTGTGAATATGCCATCAATACTATCCTCACAGACAAATATTTTTTTTACCGTCATTATACCTGCCATTCTGCGCAAAATCTGCGCTTATAAATCTAAGAAAATCTTAATATTACACTATCTCCTTTTGCATATATATATTAACCAATGCCACTTTTAAACTCCTGTAAATTAGGAGCTGAAAAGTTCACGTCATCAAACAGGGATAATTGTTGAAACGAAATACCGCCATCAATTCCATAGGGCAGCCTTTCCTTTACAGAAATCAATTGATTTGTAATATAATTTTCATCTATCTTTGTTTGATACATCATCTTCCCATTACAGGTTATAAAATATAAAGCACGTTTTAATACGACACCTATTTTCTTCAAATCTTCAAAATTTAATGCCGATACTCTTCTTGCCTTCACGATACGCTGGGCAGATTTTACTCCAACTCCCGGAATTCTAAGTAAAGTATAATAATCTGCTTTGTTAATTTCTATTGGAAACTGTTCCAAATGTCCAATTGCCCAATTACATTTGGGATCAATCAATACATTAAAGTTCGGTCTTTGTTCTGACAATAATTCAGAAGCTTCAAATCCATAGAACCTTAACAGCCAGTCTGCCTGATACAAACGGTGCTCTCTTAGAAGCGGAGGTGAAGTCAGTGAAGGTAAGTTACTATCCTGGTTAACACTAATATAAGCAGAATAAAACACTCGCTTTAAATCAAACTTTTGATATAATGCTTCAGCTACGGACATAATCTGGTAATCATTTTCCGGAGTGGCTCCAATAATCATTTGGGTACTTTGTCCTGCCGGAACAAAACCTCTGTTAATAGCAGGTCTTTTCACCAATCCTAAGACTGACGATTTCTCCGGTACCATCGCCTTATTATCCTCTAATTCATCTTGCATAAGGTACTTGGATTTTAGTTTTTTATCACTGATACGCCCAAATATAGGGCTTTCCATTGACTCAATCCGCCCTAGTTGTATCTGTTTCATTGGTTTCAAAATATTTTTCCGGCTTTTATGAGGTGCTAGTTGCTTTAAACTTTCCGTAGTAGGTAACTCCAGATTGACGCTCATACGGTCTGCATACCAGCCTGCCATTTCAATTATGGAAGAATCCGCTCCCGGTACAGCTTTACAATGAATGTATCCGTTGAAATGATAATCTTCTCTCAACATTTTTAATGTTTTACAAATCAGTTCCATGGTATGATTAGGGTTGATTAAAACGCCTGAGCTTAAAAATAATCCTTCAATATAGTTTCTACGATAAAATTCTATGGTGAGATCACATACTTCTTCGGGTGTAAAAGAAGCTCTTACAATATCATTAGACGCTCTATTAAAGCAATATTTGCAGTCAAATATACATTCATTGGTAAATAATATTTTTAACAAAGATATACATCTTCCATCAGCTGAAAAGGTGTGGCAGATTCCACTGGCAACAGAGGTACCAAGGCTGCCTGCTATTCCTTTACGGTCTACACCGCTGGAAGTACAGGCAACATCATATTTTGCAGCATCGGATAGTATCTCTAGTTTTTTCTGTACTGACATATTTTCCTGAATAATAACACTCATTTGTTTTCATCACCTTTTTACTTTTTGCAAACATTTGTTTGTATTAGTATAACATTTTATCGAAAGCTTTGCAAGTATTTTCAGAACGAATGTTTGTTAATTTGATTGTCTCCATTGCTTCCCTGCTACCAGGGCAACTGAAAAAACTGCCACTGCAAAACCAAATTGTATGCCAATAAATTTAAAAATATCTATCATGTCCATAAATGCATAAGATTGTAGTACAGCAATTGAATCATTGGCTCTTACAAACCAGTATAGAGGAGAAAACTGTGCAAGCTTTAAGACCCCTTTATCTAACATTGTTTGGGGTATAAAGGCTCCACTGATAAAACTTAACCCCAGTGGCAGTATAAATGACAGCATATTATTAACTTCTTTCCTCTTAACCAATATAGCAGATAAAAAGCCGATACTTAATGCACCCAACGAAAATATAAAGAAATTGAACCAGAACATTAGAACTGACAAATCTATATATTTGTCAGGAGCAAGCAGTATTCCAAGCAGTATAATAAATATATCCCATGCTATTACAAAAATTATATTACCTGCAATTAATTGTAAATCCATGCTTTTAAAATTCATAGGCGTCACAAGATTCCTTCGTCTGATGTGTACATTATAAAAAGTCAGCATAACCATTCCAACACCTAAAAAACTAGAAGCTAAAAGTATATAAGAAGCGAAATTAAAATATTTATTATGAAAACTGTAATTCCTGCCTATATGATTATAGTTTATGGATACAGTCGCCTCAGTATTCATGTCCTGATTCACATAATTAACCACATTCTGCTCTGAAAGTATCGGATTTGCATATAGGTATACTTTTGCAGTTGTTATATAACGATTTATTGCTTGGTCAATTGCAGTCTCATAAAGACCTCCTGAAATGGTTTTTTTCTCAACATTGACATCCTTACCTTTCATTATATCCTCACCAAAACCATACGGTATTGTCAGCATATATTCTGCTTTTCGAAAAATCAAGACATCAATTAATTCATTTTCCTCTCCTTCCAGTTCAATAAAATTGCAATAGTTACTCAGATAAGCTAAAAAATTCTGTACAAAGACACTATCAGAATCATAATTTACTAAGGCTGTATTAACCTTTGTTTCCTCAAAATTCAAAGGATCCTTTGCCTGTCCTAGGGATATTACTGTTATAAGGATGACAAAAACAATGGCATAGAGTGCTAACGATAAGGATGAATTTTTTAATATTTTAAAATAGATTTTAAATACTTGCATAATCCTTCCTCCGTATTTCTAAATAAGTAATTACTATGAAAATTCCTGTCAGCACCCCCAATATAGACAGATTCAGCTGATACCTGTCGTAGCCGTCATAAAAATATAAGGAATAAAAGGCATCGGTTATTAAATTTGAGGGATTTATAAATCCTAACAGCGGTATATTATTAGTAATAAAGTATTTCATATCCACTATTAACATGCCGGATAAAAAGCTCCCTCCTAATACTACAATATACAAAATGGCACTTCTTACTTTTATATTTGCTTTCACAATTACACAGACCATAGCACCCAAGGTAACCCCGCAGATAGAACCTAAAAGACATACACACATCAATCTTAAAATCTCTCCTCCAAGCGCAATCATTAAGACCTTATTTAGAAAAAGTAATAAAAGTAATATGCTTAAAAAATGTATTGTAAAAGAAGCTGTCAGGTTGCATAATAACAGCTTTAACTTATGCACTGGTGCTGCCTGCAGCCTAGCTGCTACCGGAGATTGATTTGCCTCAATATTCCTCATTTCGAGAAATCCATACTTACTTCCAAACATACATGCAAGTGCAATTAAAGTATAAAAATAAATTAGAGTTGTATTCGGATTATCACCGCTGCCATCTATTATATAGTTTCTGTTATCAGCCATTATCTCAGATACATCTTCTTGTAAGCTCTGATTTAAACTGCCTGCCCTTTTTGCTGTCTGCTTACTTTGCAGATAGGTATCCAAAAAAGCCTTTATTATGGTCTGATAATACCCATTGCTGTTAACAACTAATGCCGTCTCTTCATCCGTATAAACAATCCCCTCCACTTGCCTTTCCTGTAAAAGAGTTTCTGCCTCCATCTGATTAACTTTTATCAGCCAAAATAAAGGAGTATCTTCACTGGCACGGGCTCTCTCCATAACCTGTAATAAATCATCCGAGAATGTATAATCCCCCACCACCGCAACCGGTATTGTCTCAATTGCTTTATCTTTTGACAGATTATAAAATCCCATATAAAAAAACAGAGATAGAAGGATTGGAAAGGCAAAAGACCAAAAAAGCATATCGTAATTTCGAATCAAACATTTCAGTCTGGATTTATATAGTCTGTAATACATCTTACCACCTTTGAGAATGCTTAATCTCTCAATTCCTTTCCTGTTATTTCAAGAAAAACATCGTTAAGCGTGGGAAGTTCCGTGTAAATTTTCCCAAAGTTTATATCGTTGTTCTGCAAATAATCCAAGATATGAATCAGGTTATTTTTTCCTTTATTGGACTTTATATATAAGATACTATCCTTGTAATCTGCCTGTGCCACATTGGGTATGTGTGATATTTGCCTTATCTGCTCTTCTTTTAAATTGTAAGCTTCCACTGTTATTTTTTCACCGAGGGATATCATATTTTTAAGCTCATCCTTTGTGCCGGAAGCTATAATCTTTCCTTTATCTATAATTGATATCCTACTGCAAAGCTGTTCGACTTCTTCCATGTAATGACTTGTATATATAATAGTGGCTCCCTCTTTATTCAAATTTTTAATCCCCTCCAAAATCTTATTCCTGCTTTGAGGGTCAACTGCCACAGTAGGTTCGTCTAATATTACAAGTTTAGGTTTATGAGCTATACCGCAGGCAATATTTAATCTTCGAAGTAAGCCTCCACTTAATTTTTTCGGATAAAACTTTGTAAAATCCCCCAAGGATACAAAATCAATGGCCTCCTCAGTTAGTCTTCTTACCTGATTTTTATCATTTATATACAGACTGCAAAAATAAGATATGTTTTCATATACAGTCAATTCTTCAAATACTGCAATATTTTGCATGATTATTCCAATTTGTTTTTTAATTTCATAGGCATCCGGAGACATCTTTTTACCAAATATTTCAATGTTCCCCTTATCATAACTTAATAACGATAAGATGCAATTTATTGCTGTTGTTTTTCCAGAACCGTTTGGACCAAGCAAACCATATATTTCGCCCTTTTCAACCGTGAGGTTAAAATGATCCAGGGCAACCAGTCTATCATAACGTTTTACCAAGTTTTTTACCTCTACTATCATATGATTAACCATACCTTTCTCAATGCCTGTAAACTTAGGGCTGCGTCTATACCCATGTGTAATAACTATAGTATATTTTATATTTTACTCCCAGTGAACCGTGTCACTTTAATTATTGACAAATGTAACAGTATCACAAAGCTTCCTTCCGTGCAACCATTGATTTCTAATACAGCTTTTGGTATGATAATACTAATCTGTTACATTAGTGGCAATATTTGCAGATAGATAGTTCTATAGCATAGTGGGAGGGCCTATGGCAGAAATTCAAGATAAGCTTCTATTATTTTTTAGCTGTTTTATTCTATATCTCTTAGAAGTACACTGGGAATATTCTATTATTCCAGTGCTCTTGGCTGTTATCACTTCCAGTCTGAGCACTTATATGGAGGATCGGCGTTTGAAGTTGGGATTCTTTCTTATCTATATTGCCTGCTGTCAGCTAATTCCTTATTGCTTCGTATTTTTGCCTTTAATGATTTATGATATTGCCTATTACGACTACCAATTTTTAAGTCTGCTAATTTTATTTCCGTTTTTTTTAAATTTTAATTATTTCTCACCAGCAATTATTGCTATTACCATTTTGTTTTTTATACTTAGCTGGATTATTAAATACCGCTCTTTAACCTATCAAAGAATTAGGCTAGAATATAATGAGTTACAGGATACCTCCAAAGAGCTGGCACTATTGCAAGAGCAAAAAAATCAAAGTATTTTAGAAAACCAGGATTATGAAATAAATGTTGCCACACTAAATGAGCGTAATCGTATCTCAAAGGATATTCATGATAACATTGGGCATTTACTGTCCCGATCCTTATTACAGTTAGGTGCATTGCTAACAATTACAAGAGAAGAAACTACAAGAGAAGGCTTAACTGCCTTAAAAGATTCTATCTCAAGTGGTATGGACAGTATACGTTCTAGTATCCATAACATGCATGATGAGTCGATTGATTTATACACTGTAATAGATACTCTTGTGAAAGATTTTACTTTTTGTAAAATTAATTTTGAATATGATTTAAAATCCTCACCGGACATAAAGTTGAAATATACATTTATTGCCATTGTAAAAGAAGGCCTTGCAAATATTATTAAGCATTCAAACGCCACGAAAGTTCTCATAAGCCTAAGAGAACATCCTGCTATGTATCAGCTGATTCTGTCTGACAATGGAATGATTGAAGACCCAAAACAACTACGCTTAAAAAGACTTTTTGAAAATCAAGTTTACCAGGAAGGAATGGGTATACAAAATATTACTGATCGTGTGAAAAGCTTTCAAGGAAATATTAATTTTAGCTTTGATGAAGGGTTTCGTATATTTATTTCTATACCAAAAAATAAATAATACGTCCAAGGGAGGAGATTTATGAAAGTATTGCTTGTGGATGATGATAAATTAGTTTGTCAATCTTTAAAAATTATACTGGCTGCAGATTCTGACATTGAAGTTATCGGAATGGGGCATAACGGTCAGGAGGGTATCAGTTTATATGAAAGCTTAAACCC
The nucleotide sequence above comes from Anaerocolumna cellulosilytica. Encoded proteins:
- a CDS encoding GNAT family N-acetyltransferase — its product is MLKAVIFDMDGVIIDSEPLHAQAAVNALKNIGVDITIPYCYGFIGSTTAFMLETIIRDYNLPLTCEELLELYKKAKHTLILEEGYTPVPYVQELIEKLYHHGYKLAIASSSSEKEIADVVSVLGIKKYFHKLVSGTTVSNPKPAPDVFIKALKELGLGNKDCIVIEDSYNGVTAANAAGIPAIGFVNPNSGNQNLSGAAVLIEGFDEITPDFIHNVYQRAHGEPVTIAVTNRLIIRELAVSDIPVIYTIYQNPEVKKYVTDIDDYLDIEIEKHKAYIRNVYNFYGYGLWGVFQKDTKNLIGRCGIQDTKINGRDEIELGYLLDYNHWGFGYAVECIKAIIDYSFTTLGFGRLVAVIHPKNTKSVNVALRVGMHQENTILKNGLSYDIYVIEN
- a CDS encoding TIGR03915 family putative DNA repair protein, with the translated sequence MTVKKIFVCEDSIDGIFTAIYDAWNSRHGHTNIRIELQSEDGSVNYELFSEYIAVKTDSEKASKVDRSIKSKISQEAYEYVFTASCSDEKEKGDLIYRFLILGFSMGSSVVNYLGNDIVSKIFDMNRNLNNEVHHYLGFVRFHEIENGILYSKICPKNDVLRHLAPHFSDRMNTENFIIYDEKRKTAILHRTGLSWVYTYADNLNLNRLEQFSVQEDEFQELWKVFFESIAIKERQNYKLQRNNLPIRFRNNMLEFNNDKKFR
- a CDS encoding putative DNA modification/repair radical SAM protein; this translates as MSVIIQENMSVQKKLEILSDAAKYDVACTSSGVDRKGIAGSLGTSVASGICHTFSADGRCISLLKILFTNECIFDCKYCFNRASNDIVRASFTPEEVCDLTIEFYRRNYIEGLFLSSGVLINPNHTMELICKTLKMLREDYHFNGYIHCKAVPGADSSIIEMAGWYADRMSVNLELPTTESLKQLAPHKSRKNILKPMKQIQLGRIESMESPIFGRISDKKLKSKYLMQDELEDNKAMVPEKSSVLGLVKRPAINRGFVPAGQSTQMIIGATPENDYQIMSVAEALYQKFDLKRVFYSAYISVNQDSNLPSLTSPPLLREHRLYQADWLLRFYGFEASELLSEQRPNFNVLIDPKCNWAIGHLEQFPIEINKADYYTLLRIPGVGVKSAQRIVKARRVSALNFEDLKKIGVVLKRALYFITCNGKMMYQTKIDENYITNQLISVKERLPYGIDGGISFQQLSLFDDVNFSAPNLQEFKSGIG
- a CDS encoding ABC transporter permease, translating into MQVFKIYFKILKNSSLSLALYAIVFVILITVISLGQAKDPLNFEETKVNTALVNYDSDSVFVQNFLAYLSNYCNFIELEGEENELIDVLIFRKAEYMLTIPYGFGEDIMKGKDVNVEKKTISGGLYETAIDQAINRYITTAKVYLYANPILSEQNVVNYVNQDMNTEATVSINYNHIGRNYSFHNKYFNFASYILLASSFLGVGMVMLTFYNVHIRRRNLVTPMNFKSMDLQLIAGNIIFVIAWDIFIILLGILLAPDKYIDLSVLMFWFNFFIFSLGALSIGFLSAILVKRKEVNNMLSFILPLGLSFISGAFIPQTMLDKGVLKLAQFSPLYWFVRANDSIAVLQSYAFMDMIDIFKFIGIQFGFAVAVFSVALVAGKQWRQSN
- a CDS encoding ABC transporter permease; the encoded protein is MYYRLYKSRLKCLIRNYDMLFWSFAFPILLSLFFYMGFYNLSKDKAIETIPVAVVGDYTFSDDLLQVMERARASEDTPLFWLIKVNQMEAETLLQERQVEGIVYTDEETALVVNSNGYYQTIIKAFLDTYLQSKQTAKRAGSLNQSLQEDVSEIMADNRNYIIDGSGDNPNTTLIYFYTLIALACMFGSKYGFLEMRNIEANQSPVAARLQAAPVHKLKLLLCNLTASFTIHFLSILLLLLFLNKVLMIALGGEILRLMCVCLLGSICGVTLGAMVCVIVKANIKVRSAILYIVVLGGSFLSGMLIVDMKYFITNNIPLLGFINPSNLITDAFYSLYFYDGYDRYQLNLSILGVLTGIFIVITYLEIRRKDYASI
- a CDS encoding ABC transporter ATP-binding protein, with translation MVNHMIVEVKNLVKRYDRLVALDHFNLTVEKGEIYGLLGPNGSGKTTAINCILSLLSYDKGNIEIFGKKMSPDAYEIKKQIGIIMQNIAVFEELTVYENISYFCSLYINDKNQVRRLTEEAIDFVSLGDFTKFYPKKLSGGLLRRLNIACGIAHKPKLVILDEPTVAVDPQSRNKILEGIKNLNKEGATIIYTSHYMEEVEQLCSRISIIDKGKIIASGTKDELKNMISLGEKITVEAYNLKEEQIRQISHIPNVAQADYKDSILYIKSNKGKNNLIHILDYLQNNDINFGKIYTELPTLNDVFLEITGKELRD
- a CDS encoding sensor histidine kinase, which translates into the protein MAEIQDKLLLFFSCFILYLLEVHWEYSIIPVLLAVITSSLSTYMEDRRLKLGFFLIYIACCQLIPYCFVFLPLMIYDIAYYDYQFLSLLILFPFFLNFNYFSPAIIAITILFFILSWIIKYRSLTYQRIRLEYNELQDTSKELALLQEQKNQSILENQDYEINVATLNERNRISKDIHDNIGHLLSRSLLQLGALLTITREETTREGLTALKDSISSGMDSIRSSIHNMHDESIDLYTVIDTLVKDFTFCKINFEYDLKSSPDIKLKYTFIAIVKEGLANIIKHSNATKVLISLREHPAMYQLILSDNGMIEDPKQLRLKRLFENQVYQEGMGIQNITDRVKSFQGNINFSFDEGFRIFISIPKNK